Proteins from one Staphylococcus sp. IVB6214 genomic window:
- a CDS encoding ParB/RepB/Spo0J family partition protein: MKKPFSKLFGLKNKDALLEVSETERHGVETIRIERIVPNRYQPRQTFDRARIEELAESIREHGLLQPIVVRPIEENMYEIIAGERRFRALQMNQMTEAEVLVRQLDDEETAVVALIENIQRENLSAVEEAEAYKKLLAFEGITQAELAKSVGKSQSFIANKLRLLKLTPCVIQAIRDHQITERHGRALVGLSAERQEEMLRLIVKQQLNVKQTEDKLKEAAKTEVVATGGTDETAREIVHDISAARDIIADSLLEIRANGIKFEQKEQDHDDYYEIRLKIYRK, from the coding sequence ATGAAGAAGCCCTTTTCCAAGTTGTTTGGACTTAAAAATAAAGATGCATTATTAGAAGTATCAGAAACAGAGCGTCACGGTGTTGAGACGATTCGCATAGAGCGCATCGTTCCGAACCGTTATCAGCCACGTCAGACATTTGATCGTGCACGTATTGAAGAACTTGCGGAATCTATTCGTGAGCACGGCTTATTACAGCCAATCGTCGTGCGCCCGATTGAAGAAAATATGTATGAGATTATCGCAGGAGAACGTCGCTTTCGTGCTTTACAGATGAATCAGATGACTGAAGCGGAAGTACTTGTACGTCAGCTTGATGATGAAGAAACAGCAGTTGTTGCGTTGATTGAAAATATTCAGCGTGAAAACTTGTCGGCAGTAGAAGAAGCTGAAGCGTACAAGAAACTCTTAGCGTTTGAAGGTATTACACAAGCAGAACTCGCAAAAAGTGTTGGAAAAAGTCAGAGCTTTATCGCCAACAAGTTGCGGTTGTTGAAACTAACACCATGTGTCATACAAGCAATCCGTGATCACCAAATTACGGAACGTCATGGCAGAGCACTTGTTGGCTTGTCAGCAGAGCGTCAGGAAGAGATGTTGCGTTTGATCGTGAAACAACAGTTGAATGTCAAACAGACTGAAGACAAGTTGAAAGAAGCGGCTAAGACAGAAGTTGTGGCCACAGGAGGCACTGATGAAACAGCGCGAGAAATCGTACATGATATATCTGCAGCACGTGACATTATTGCTGATAGCTTATTAGAAATCCGCGCAAACG